Proteins from one Pseudomonas bijieensis genomic window:
- a CDS encoding efflux RND transporter periplasmic adaptor subunit: MLRLRPVTFAVCLLPLVLTACGDPSTAKDPRTLAPLVRVSEVQGSSDLSRSFTGIVAARVQSDLGFRVSGKVLERLVDSGQAIKRGQPLMRLDPIDLGLQARAQQEAVAAARARAKQTADDEARYRDLVAAGAISASGYDQIKAAADTAKAQLSAAQAQADVAHNASGYAVLLADADGVVMETLAEPGQVVSPGQTVVRLARAGQREAVVQLPETLRPAAGATAQATLYGVTTGAVTARLRLLSDSADRVTRTFEARYVLEGPLANAPLGSTVTLRIFEDSAQRQALQVPIAAVFDSGKGTGVWVINGEPAKVTWRPVQVLGLSDDAARVAGQLNVGERIVGLGAHLLHEGEEVRLAQPGDVKVAGGRP; encoded by the coding sequence ATGCTCCGGCTTCGACCTGTCACCTTTGCCGTCTGCTTGTTGCCTCTCGTCCTGACGGCGTGTGGCGACCCATCCACCGCTAAAGATCCGCGTACGCTTGCCCCCTTGGTGCGGGTCTCTGAAGTCCAGGGTTCGTCCGATCTCTCGCGATCTTTTACCGGTATCGTTGCGGCCAGGGTCCAGAGTGACCTGGGCTTTCGGGTCTCGGGCAAGGTGCTTGAGCGCCTGGTCGATAGCGGGCAAGCCATCAAGCGAGGACAGCCGTTGATGCGCCTGGACCCCATCGACCTCGGGTTGCAGGCGCGCGCCCAGCAAGAGGCGGTCGCTGCCGCGCGAGCCCGGGCCAAGCAGACCGCCGACGACGAGGCGCGCTACCGCGATCTGGTCGCCGCGGGTGCTATTTCCGCATCGGGCTACGACCAGATAAAGGCTGCTGCCGATACCGCCAAGGCACAACTGAGCGCCGCGCAAGCCCAGGCGGACGTCGCCCATAACGCCTCTGGTTATGCCGTGCTGCTCGCGGATGCCGATGGCGTTGTGATGGAAACGCTTGCCGAGCCCGGGCAAGTCGTCAGCCCCGGACAAACCGTGGTCCGACTGGCGCGGGCAGGGCAGCGCGAAGCCGTTGTGCAATTGCCCGAGACCTTGCGTCCTGCCGCAGGCGCCACCGCACAAGCGACCCTTTATGGCGTTACCACGGGAGCGGTCACCGCGAGGCTGAGACTGCTCTCGGATTCGGCTGACCGCGTGACGCGTACCTTCGAGGCGCGGTACGTGCTGGAGGGGCCGCTGGCCAATGCGCCGCTGGGGTCGACGGTCACGCTGCGCATTTTCGAAGACAGCGCGCAACGGCAGGCGCTGCAAGTGCCGATCGCTGCGGTTTTCGACTCGGGCAAAGGCACTGGCGTGTGGGTCATAAACGGCGAACCGGCGAAAGTCACCTGGCGACCTGTGCAAGTCCTGGGTTTGAGCGATGACGCCGCGCGCGTCGCCGGCCAGCTCAATGTTGGCGAGCGTATTGTCGGACTCGGTGCCCATTTGCTGCATGAGGGTGAGGAAGTGCGACTGGCTCAGCCGGGTGACGTGAAGGTTGCCGGGGGCCGTCCATGA
- a CDS encoding type I secretion system permease/ATPase: MPAHARTELEGALAVCKGSFLSVGFFSFFVNLLMLVPSFYMLQVYDRAVGSASLSTLLMLTLIMLLLMITMGGLEWVRSRIMVRISTRLDTLLSQRLFDASFKQALNTSGMNATAQPLNDLNGLRQFLTGNGLFAFFDAPWIPIYLAVMFMFHPWYGWMGLVSAALLGGLAFANEKLTHGPLQAANREQMTATAFTNKSLRNAEVVESMGMLASLRQHWSGRTHRILALQSVASDRAATMTSVSRTFRQIVQSLVLGLGAYLTINHEISSGLMIAGSILLGRALAPIDQLIGVWKGFLGARAQYARLHELLFKIAAEPERMSLPAPEGAIRVEGLSAGSPDARKPIIRGVDFQVAAGEAVGIIGPSGAGKSTLARALLGVWPSLAGTVRLDGADISQWRREELGQYIGYLPQDIELFEGTISQNISRFGPLNASAVVAAARMAGVHELVLQLPDGYDTLIGANGGGLSGGQRQRIGLARALYGEPRLVVLDEPNSNLDDAGEKMLAEALQKLRQSRATVFVITHRAGVLAQVDKLLVLNHGELSLFGPRDKVLARLREATPAARQAAGIQS; the protein is encoded by the coding sequence ATGCCAGCCCACGCCAGAACCGAACTGGAAGGCGCCCTTGCCGTCTGCAAAGGTAGTTTTCTTTCCGTTGGTTTTTTCAGTTTTTTCGTCAACTTGCTGATGCTGGTTCCTTCGTTCTACATGCTGCAGGTGTATGACCGGGCGGTAGGAAGCGCCAGCCTGTCGACGCTGTTGATGCTGACGCTGATCATGTTGTTGTTGATGATCACGATGGGTGGCTTGGAGTGGGTCCGTTCGCGGATTATGGTGCGGATCAGCACTCGCCTGGACACGTTGCTGAGCCAACGGCTGTTCGACGCCAGCTTCAAGCAGGCGCTCAATACCAGTGGCATGAATGCCACGGCCCAGCCGTTGAACGATCTGAACGGGTTGCGCCAGTTCCTGACCGGCAACGGCCTGTTTGCGTTTTTCGATGCGCCGTGGATCCCGATCTACCTGGCCGTCATGTTCATGTTTCATCCCTGGTACGGCTGGATGGGGCTCGTGAGTGCCGCGTTGCTGGGGGGGCTGGCCTTCGCCAATGAAAAGCTCACCCACGGGCCGCTGCAGGCTGCCAACCGTGAGCAGATGACGGCCACCGCCTTCACCAACAAGAGCTTGCGCAATGCCGAAGTGGTGGAGTCCATGGGCATGCTTGCCAGCCTGCGCCAGCACTGGAGCGGGCGAACCCACAGGATTCTCGCGCTGCAAAGCGTGGCCAGTGACCGCGCCGCGACCATGACATCGGTGTCCAGGACATTCCGACAGATCGTTCAGTCGTTGGTACTGGGCCTGGGCGCCTATTTGACGATCAATCACGAGATTTCTTCCGGGCTGATGATTGCTGGCTCGATCTTGCTGGGGCGTGCGTTGGCGCCCATCGATCAGTTGATCGGCGTATGGAAAGGTTTTCTGGGTGCCCGCGCGCAATATGCCCGGTTGCACGAGTTGCTATTCAAGATTGCCGCCGAGCCCGAGCGCATGTCGTTGCCGGCGCCTGAAGGGGCGATTCGCGTCGAGGGACTCTCGGCAGGATCGCCGGATGCTCGCAAACCGATTATTCGTGGTGTGGACTTTCAGGTGGCTGCGGGCGAAGCAGTGGGCATCATTGGTCCCAGCGGTGCCGGGAAGTCGACCCTTGCCAGGGCGTTGCTGGGTGTCTGGCCAAGCCTGGCCGGCACCGTGCGCCTGGATGGTGCGGATATCAGCCAGTGGCGTCGGGAGGAACTGGGCCAGTACATTGGTTATCTGCCGCAGGACATCGAGCTGTTCGAGGGCACCATCAGCCAGAACATCTCCCGCTTCGGCCCGCTGAACGCATCTGCCGTGGTCGCCGCCGCGCGAATGGCCGGTGTGCATGAACTGGTGCTGCAACTGCCTGATGGCTACGACACCCTGATCGGCGCCAATGGCGGTGGGTTGTCCGGCGGCCAGCGGCAACGTATCGGCCTGGCGCGCGCCTTGTATGGTGAGCCGCGCCTGGTCGTGCTCGATGAACCGAACTCCAACCTGGATGATGCCGGCGAAAAAATGCTTGCCGAGGCGCTGCAAAAGCTCAGGCAGAGCAGGGCCACAGTGTTTGTCATCACCCATCGAGCCGGGGTGTTGGCGCAGGTGGATAAATTGTTGGTTCTCAATCATGGCGAACTGAGCCTGTTCGGGCCGCGTGACAAGGTCCTGGCGCGACTGCGGGAAGCGACGCCCGCGGCCCGCCAGGCTGCTGGGATTCAATCGTAG
- a CDS encoding efflux transporter outer membrane subunit — MSPLLPLTLLVSASLMAGCAVGPDYHRPDAALSHRFLGQSSVEQRPSATRTNLVAWWEGFGDPVLTEFIAKALEQNLDLAQAAARVAQARAGLGAANAALLPSATINGQAARAYQSVQTPLGQVLNSTPGYDRYGSSYEVNLNANWEVDLFGGLRRGREAALAEYQASEAGAAATRLAVAAQTADIYITLRGLQTRLDIANRQVKTQQDLLEKVRLLYSKGLAASYQVHQTEGALAQVQATVPVLKTGLDAAMNALDVMLGTPPGTHRQQLATVGNIPAAPQITAMGTPADLLRRRPDLIVAERRLAASNARIGEAIAEYYPKFSLSALLGSATAVSAGNLFSGDASQAAGVLGLRWRLFDFGRINAQIDQTKGQEAEALAAYRQSALRATEDVENAFSALVNREAQATTLSQGEASLTQARQSSFIAYQKGTASLIDVLNADETLLQASDSRAQARTESARAAVAAFRALGGGWQPPDALPVAAR, encoded by the coding sequence ATGTCGCCTCTCCTCCCCCTTACCCTTTTGGTGAGCGCCAGCTTGATGGCAGGCTGCGCGGTAGGTCCGGACTACCATCGTCCGGACGCTGCGCTTTCGCACCGTTTCCTGGGTCAGTCGTCTGTCGAACAGAGGCCCAGCGCAACGCGAACCAACCTTGTAGCCTGGTGGGAAGGCTTTGGTGATCCGGTATTGACCGAGTTCATCGCCAAGGCACTTGAACAGAACCTGGACCTGGCTCAGGCGGCGGCGCGAGTCGCGCAAGCACGGGCGGGCCTGGGGGCAGCCAATGCCGCGTTGTTGCCCTCGGCAACCATCAACGGTCAAGCCGCGCGCGCCTATCAGTCAGTGCAAACCCCACTCGGCCAGGTGTTGAACTCGACGCCTGGGTATGATCGGTATGGAAGTTCCTACGAGGTCAACCTCAACGCCAACTGGGAGGTGGACCTCTTTGGCGGTCTGCGCCGCGGGCGCGAGGCGGCACTGGCCGAGTACCAGGCTAGCGAGGCAGGCGCCGCCGCCACACGACTGGCTGTCGCCGCACAGACCGCTGATATCTACATCACTCTTCGCGGGCTGCAGACCCGGCTGGACATCGCCAACCGACAAGTCAAAACCCAACAAGACCTGTTGGAAAAAGTCCGATTGCTTTACAGCAAGGGCCTCGCCGCCAGCTATCAGGTGCACCAGACCGAGGGGGCGCTGGCGCAAGTCCAGGCAACAGTGCCAGTGCTGAAAACCGGCCTGGATGCTGCGATGAACGCATTGGATGTCATGCTCGGCACACCGCCAGGCACCCATCGCCAGCAACTGGCAACTGTCGGGAACATCCCTGCGGCACCACAGATAACCGCCATGGGCACGCCGGCCGATCTGCTGCGCCGCCGGCCAGACCTCATCGTGGCAGAGCGCCGCCTCGCAGCCTCCAACGCGCGCATCGGCGAAGCCATCGCCGAGTACTATCCAAAATTCTCTCTCAGTGCCTTGCTTGGCAGCGCCACGGCGGTTTCCGCCGGCAACTTGTTCAGTGGCGACGCCAGTCAGGCAGCCGGCGTATTGGGATTGCGTTGGAGGCTGTTCGACTTTGGCCGCATCAACGCTCAGATCGATCAAACCAAGGGGCAGGAAGCCGAAGCACTCGCCGCTTACCGCCAGTCCGCGCTGCGCGCCACCGAGGACGTCGAGAACGCTTTTTCCGCGCTGGTCAATCGAGAAGCCCAGGCCACCACCCTCAGCCAGGGCGAAGCTTCGTTGACCCAAGCTCGGCAATCGTCGTTCATTGCCTATCAGAAAGGTACGGCCAGCCTGATCGATGTCTTGAATGCCGACGAGACACTGCTGCAAGCGTCCGACTCCCGAGCGCAAGCACGAACCGAATCAGCACGGGCGGCGGTCGCGGCATTCCGGGCGCTCGGAGGTGGCTGGCAGCCACCTGACGCCCTGCCGGTGGCTGCCAGATGA
- a CDS encoding SDR family NAD(P)-dependent oxidoreductase, protein MKPNDNSWVLITGASSGFGEEFARQYAAQGKSLVLVARRLEKLESLSAQLRERFGVDVIVEQVDLSSIPAVIELHQRLREREVVIDVLINNAGHGLQGPFLDQPLDQALAMIDLDIASLTALTRLFAVDMRARKRGHILMVASLLSFQGVKSFAVYSAAKAYVLRFSDALHRELKNDGIVVTALCPGMSDTGFAESARQTLTPALKMVMMQPQPVVAAGIRALQAGRMSVVPGFGNKAVTVLTWATPRRFHQGLMARIMGV, encoded by the coding sequence ATGAAACCGAACGATAACTCCTGGGTGCTCATCACAGGTGCTTCAAGCGGATTTGGCGAGGAGTTTGCCCGGCAATACGCCGCCCAAGGGAAATCTCTCGTCCTGGTAGCACGCAGGCTGGAAAAGCTCGAATCGCTATCAGCGCAATTGCGCGAACGTTTCGGCGTTGATGTCATTGTCGAGCAAGTAGACCTTTCCTCGATCCCGGCAGTCATCGAACTGCACCAGCGGCTGCGCGAGCGCGAAGTCGTGATTGATGTGCTCATTAACAATGCGGGGCATGGCTTGCAGGGACCTTTCCTGGATCAGCCCCTGGACCAGGCCCTGGCCATGATTGATTTGGATATCGCCAGTCTGACAGCCCTTACACGACTCTTCGCGGTAGACATGCGGGCCCGCAAACGTGGACACATCCTGATGGTCGCAAGCCTGTTGTCCTTTCAGGGTGTGAAGAGTTTCGCTGTTTATTCTGCAGCGAAGGCCTATGTACTTCGTTTCTCGGATGCGCTTCATCGTGAACTCAAAAACGACGGCATCGTCGTGACCGCACTTTGCCCTGGGATGTCGGACACCGGGTTTGCAGAAAGCGCCAGGCAAACGCTCACGCCAGCCTTGAAAATGGTCATGATGCAGCCCCAGCCCGTTGTGGCAGCGGGAATCCGTGCATTGCAAGCCGGACGCATGAGTGTCGTACCAGGCTTTGGCAACAAGGCTGTTACCGTCCTGACCTGGGCCACACCTCGCCGGTTTCACCAGGGTCTTATGGCACGCATCATGGGTGTCTGA
- the fabF gene encoding beta-ketoacyl-ACP synthase II: protein MKTSQGQKRIVVTGVGIVGPLGCGVEEVWQRLLAGRSGIRILPGDITEGTGVAVGGQVPSLEEDVIAGYDPERIIPAKDRKKMDRFIEFALVAAEEALQQAGWQPTHAADQERTATIIASGVGGFGAIAGAVRTTDARGPRKLSPFTAPAFLANMAAGHVSIRHGFKGPLGAPVTACAAGVQAIGDAARLIRSDEADIAICGGTEAAIDRVTLGCFAAARALSTGFAERPQEASRPFDRDRDGFVMAEGAGLLVIESLEHALARGAKPLAELVGYGTSADAYHLTAGPEDGNGARRAMEQALRQAAVSPLDVQHINAHATSTQVGDNGELAAIRSVFGRDCDVAITSTKSATGHLLGAAGGIEAIFTVLALRDQIVPPTLNLIHPDEAAAGLDLVGLQARKMPITHALSNGFGFGGVNASLLLRRWVPEA, encoded by the coding sequence ATGAAGACTTCCCAAGGTCAAAAACGCATCGTTGTCACCGGCGTGGGCATTGTCGGCCCACTGGGTTGTGGCGTAGAAGAAGTCTGGCAGCGGTTGCTGGCGGGGCGCTCCGGCATTCGTATCCTGCCTGGCGATATCACCGAGGGGACAGGGGTGGCCGTGGGCGGCCAGGTGCCGTCGTTGGAAGAGGACGTCATCGCCGGTTACGATCCGGAGCGCATTATCCCGGCCAAGGATCGCAAGAAGATGGATCGCTTCATCGAGTTCGCGCTGGTGGCTGCCGAAGAGGCGTTGCAACAGGCAGGCTGGCAACCGACCCATGCCGCCGACCAGGAGCGGACGGCAACCATCATCGCCTCAGGCGTGGGCGGTTTTGGCGCGATTGCCGGTGCCGTACGCACCACCGATGCCCGCGGCCCGCGCAAATTGTCCCCGTTCACCGCACCTGCCTTCCTCGCCAACATGGCGGCGGGGCACGTTTCCATCCGGCATGGTTTCAAAGGCCCTCTGGGGGCACCGGTAACAGCCTGTGCGGCGGGGGTGCAGGCCATTGGCGACGCGGCGAGGCTGATCAGGAGCGATGAAGCGGATATCGCCATATGCGGCGGGACGGAAGCGGCGATAGACCGCGTGACCCTCGGTTGTTTTGCCGCCGCTCGCGCGCTGTCCACGGGTTTTGCCGAGCGTCCGCAAGAGGCCTCGCGGCCCTTCGATCGTGATCGCGACGGTTTTGTCATGGCCGAGGGGGCCGGGTTGCTGGTGATTGAATCACTGGAACACGCCCTCGCACGTGGCGCCAAGCCCCTGGCGGAACTGGTGGGTTATGGCACCAGTGCCGACGCCTATCACCTGACGGCAGGCCCGGAAGACGGCAACGGTGCCCGGCGCGCGATGGAGCAGGCGCTGCGCCAGGCCGCTGTCAGCCCCTTGGATGTGCAACATATCAACGCCCATGCGACGTCCACCCAGGTTGGCGACAATGGTGAGCTGGCCGCGATCCGCTCAGTGTTCGGGCGCGATTGCGATGTGGCGATCACCTCCACCAAGTCGGCCACCGGGCATCTGCTGGGGGCGGCTGGCGGTATTGAAGCCATTTTTACGGTGCTGGCGCTTCGTGACCAGATCGTCCCGCCCACCCTGAACCTGATTCATCCCGACGAGGCCGCTGCCGGGCTTGATCTGGTAGGTCTGCAGGCCAGGAAGATGCCGATCACCCACGCGCTCTCCAATGGCTTCGGATTCGGCGGGGTCAATGCCAGCCTGCTGTTGCGCCGTTGGGTGCCTGAGGCTTGA
- a CDS encoding efflux RND transporter permease subunit — MSLNLSALAVRERSITVFLIFLIAVAGTLAFFQLGRAEDPPFTVKQLTVITAWPGATAQEMQDQVAEPLEKRLQELKWYDRTETYTRPGLAFTMVSLVDRTPPSQVQEEFYQARKKLQDEALKLPAGVIGPMVNDEFSDVTFALFALKAKGEPQRLLVRDAEALRQRLLHVAGVKKVNIIGEQAERIFVSFSHDRLATLGVSPQDIFAALNSQNVLTPAGSIETNGPQVFLRVDGAFDKLAKIRDTPLAIQGRTLKLSDVATVERGYEDPATFLVRNNGEEALLLGVVMREGWNGLDLGKALDAETARINDAMPLGMTLTKVTDQSVNIDSAVGEFMVKFFVALLVVMIVCFLSMGWRVGVVVAAAVPLTLAVVFVVMAATGKNFDRITLGSLILALGLLVDDAIIAIEMMVVKMEEGYDRIKASAYAWSHTAAPMLSGTLVTAIGFMPNGFAQSTAGEYTSNMFWIVGIALIASWVVAVAFTPYLGVKLLPDIKQVEGGHAAIYNTRHYNRFRRVLTRIIARKWWVAGSVIVTFVVAILGMSLVKKQFFPTSDRPEVLIEVQMPYGTSIEQTSATTAKVEAWLQKQDEAKIVTAYIGQGAPRFYLAMAPELPDPSFAKIVVLTDSQEARETLKFRLREAAAEGLAPEARIRVTQLVFGPYSPFPVAYRVMGPDPSKLREIAGQVRDVMQASPLMRTVNTDWGPLTPTLHFTLDQDRLQAVGLTSNAVAQQLQFLLAGVPITAVREDIRSVQVVGRAAGDIRLDPARIEGFTLVGAAGQRIPLSQVGEVDVRMEDPILRRRDRTPTITVRGDIAEGLQPPDVSNAILKALQPVIDTLPSGYRIEQAGAIEESGKAGKAIVPLVPIMVALTLLIIIVQVRSISAMIMVFLTAPLGLIGVVPTLLIFQQPFGINALVGLIALSGILMRNTLILIGQIHHNAQEGLDPFHAVIEATVQRARPVLLTALAAILAFIPLTHSVFWGTLAYTLIGGTFVGTIMTLVFLPAMYSIWFKIRPDHSAHTQTAPQA, encoded by the coding sequence ATGAGCCTCAACCTGTCCGCACTCGCGGTTCGCGAGCGCTCTATTACCGTGTTCCTGATCTTTCTGATTGCCGTCGCGGGAACCTTGGCGTTCTTCCAGTTGGGACGTGCCGAGGATCCGCCGTTTACGGTCAAGCAGTTGACCGTCATCACCGCATGGCCGGGTGCGACTGCCCAGGAGATGCAGGACCAGGTCGCCGAGCCGCTTGAAAAGCGCCTGCAGGAATTGAAGTGGTACGACCGCACGGAAACCTACACCCGTCCCGGCCTGGCCTTCACCATGGTGTCACTGGTCGATCGCACGCCACCTTCGCAAGTGCAGGAGGAGTTCTATCAGGCGCGCAAAAAGCTCCAGGACGAAGCGCTCAAATTGCCGGCGGGCGTTATCGGGCCAATGGTCAATGATGAGTTTTCCGATGTGACGTTCGCACTGTTCGCCCTGAAAGCCAAAGGCGAGCCACAGCGGCTGTTGGTGCGCGATGCCGAAGCGCTGCGCCAGCGCCTGTTGCATGTGGCGGGAGTGAAAAAGGTCAACATTATCGGTGAGCAGGCCGAGCGCATCTTTGTTTCCTTCTCCCATGACCGGCTGGCCACCTTGGGCGTCTCGCCCCAGGACATCTTCGCCGCGCTGAACAGCCAGAACGTGCTCACGCCCGCCGGCTCCATCGAAACCAACGGGCCACAGGTGTTCCTCCGGGTGGACGGCGCCTTCGATAAACTGGCGAAAATCCGTGACACCCCCCTTGCGATCCAAGGACGCACGCTCAAGCTCTCGGACGTCGCGACCGTCGAGCGCGGATATGAAGATCCGGCCACTTTCCTGGTGCGCAATAACGGCGAAGAAGCGCTGTTGTTGGGCGTCGTGATGCGCGAAGGCTGGAACGGCCTGGACCTGGGCAAGGCCCTGGACGCGGAGACGGCCAGGATCAATGACGCCATGCCCTTGGGCATGACGCTCACCAAGGTCACCGACCAGTCCGTGAACATCGACTCGGCCGTCGGCGAATTCATGGTCAAGTTCTTTGTCGCGCTGCTGGTGGTGATGATCGTCTGCTTTCTCAGCATGGGGTGGCGTGTCGGAGTCGTGGTCGCGGCGGCCGTGCCGTTGACGCTGGCCGTGGTGTTCGTGGTCATGGCGGCCACGGGAAAGAACTTTGACCGCATCACTCTCGGCTCGCTGATCCTGGCGCTCGGGTTGTTGGTGGACGACGCTATCATCGCGATTGAAATGATGGTGGTAAAAATGGAGGAGGGCTACGACCGGATCAAGGCCTCCGCGTATGCCTGGAGCCATACAGCCGCACCGATGCTGTCCGGTACGCTGGTGACGGCTATCGGATTCATGCCTAACGGCTTCGCCCAGTCGACCGCCGGTGAGTACACCAGCAACATGTTCTGGATCGTCGGCATTGCCCTGATCGCTTCCTGGGTGGTGGCCGTGGCGTTCACCCCTTACCTGGGGGTGAAGCTGTTGCCGGATATCAAACAGGTCGAAGGCGGCCACGCGGCCATCTACAACACCCGTCACTACAATCGTTTTCGCCGGGTCCTGACCCGCATCATCGCCCGCAAATGGTGGGTGGCCGGCAGCGTGATCGTGACGTTCGTCGTGGCGATTCTCGGTATGAGCCTGGTCAAGAAACAGTTCTTCCCGACCTCCGACCGCCCGGAGGTGCTGATCGAAGTGCAAATGCCCTATGGAACCTCCATCGAGCAGACCAGTGCCACCACCGCCAAGGTCGAGGCCTGGTTGCAGAAGCAGGATGAGGCAAAAATCGTCACGGCCTACATCGGCCAGGGCGCGCCACGCTTCTACCTGGCGATGGCACCGGAGCTACCCGATCCTTCGTTCGCCAAGATCGTGGTGTTGACCGACAGTCAGGAGGCGCGCGAGACCCTCAAGTTCCGTCTGCGCGAGGCGGCGGCCGAGGGGCTTGCCCCAGAGGCGCGTATCCGGGTGACTCAACTGGTGTTCGGTCCGTATTCGCCATTTCCCGTAGCCTACCGGGTGATGGGACCTGATCCGTCGAAATTGCGTGAGATCGCCGGCCAGGTCCGGGATGTCATGCAGGCGAGCCCGCTGATGCGGACCGTCAATACCGACTGGGGGCCGCTGACGCCGACGTTGCATTTCACCCTGGACCAGGATCGCTTGCAGGCGGTAGGGCTGACGTCGAATGCTGTCGCGCAGCAATTGCAGTTCCTGCTTGCAGGAGTACCGATCACGGCGGTTCGCGAGGACATCCGTTCGGTGCAGGTGGTCGGCCGTGCTGCCGGTGATATTCGCCTCGATCCGGCCAGGATAGAAGGGTTTACCCTGGTCGGCGCGGCGGGCCAGCGCATTCCGCTGTCCCAGGTGGGTGAGGTCGATGTGCGCATGGAGGATCCGATTCTTCGGCGTCGTGATCGCACCCCGACCATCACCGTACGCGGCGACATTGCCGAAGGTTTGCAGCCACCGGACGTCTCGAATGCAATCCTGAAGGCGCTGCAGCCGGTCATCGACACCCTGCCGAGCGGCTACCGGATCGAGCAGGCCGGCGCCATCGAGGAATCGGGCAAGGCCGGTAAGGCGATCGTGCCTCTGGTGCCGATCATGGTGGCCCTGACGCTGTTGATCATCATCGTGCAGGTGCGTTCGATCTCGGCCATGATCATGGTGTTCCTCACCGCCCCGCTGGGCCTGATTGGCGTAGTGCCGACCCTGCTGATCTTCCAGCAGCCATTCGGGATCAACGCCCTGGTCGGCCTGATCGCACTCTCGGGCATCCTGATGCGCAACACGCTGATCCTGATCGGGCAGATCCATCACAACGCCCAGGAAGGGCTGGATCCGTTTCACGCGGTCATCGAGGCCACGGTGCAACGGGCCCGGCCGGTCTTGCTGACGGCGCTGGCGGCCATCCTGGCTTTCATTCCCCTGACGCATTCGGTGTTCTGGGGCACGCTGGCCTACACGCTGATCGGCGGCACGTTCGTCGGCACCATCATGACGCTGGTGTTTCTACCGGCGATGTATTCCATCTGGTTCAAGATCCGTCCTGACCATTCAGCACACACGCAAACGGCACCGCAGGCGTAA